The following are encoded in a window of Methanobrevibacter ruminantium M1 genomic DNA:
- a CDS encoding valine--tRNA ligase, giving the protein MTNKEIPKDYDHKSEEKWQKKWEGDEIYKFIGDGTRPRYIIDTPPPYPTGLLHMGHILNWAYMDFNARYRREKGMDVLFPQGWDCHGLPTEVKVEETHNIKKNDVTRAEFRDMCTELTSHNIELMRGQMRSVGFSQDWSREYITMTPEYRKRTQLSFLKMYDQGLIYQGIHPVNWCPRCETAIAFAEVEYSENTTFLNYVNFPPADVPEEVLANVEGNSYVRYADCPDNADASVPGVLIATTRPELMSACVAVVVHPDDERYNQLLGKYVEVPLSGQKVKIIADEEVDMEYGTGAVMICTFGDKTDVAWVNKYDLDVIEAISEQGILTAAAGRYEGMELQDAKKQTIEDLKSEGYLTKQEEVDQNVGQCWRCKTPIEILVKKQWFVGVTKLIEESKKASNEMRWVPEHMESRLLNWADAMEWDWCISRQRLFATPIPVWYCKDCGKVILPKEEQLPIDPTIDKPLEPCQCGCNEFIPEEDVLDTWMDSSISPLSVADWPNPGWEEIFPSSIRPQGHDIIRTWAFYTTLRCLALTGQKPFDDIVINGMVFGEDGYKMSKSRGNVTGPEEVIAEYGADPLRLWAANSVPGSDVAFDWKNIKHGYKFIRKFWNAFRFISMHIFDEESEKALSGDIESIKAKLNPMDTWIFAKLNKVNKIVDTAFYDYNYATAINTIEQFIWHDFCDEYIEAVKYRLYNDDISEESRIAAKYTLRTVIEDSLKLLAPIAPFFAEEVYQYFDEDKSIHSTLWPEIDPNLDSTQVEEDGDLAIELIGEVRRFKSASKIPLNADVESTTVYINEKTENLKDVFEYFADDIKGTLKIQDFKVTSGKPEVHEKVIEIEPDMSKIGPTFKKNAGQVIGFIKSTDPNEIAKQLEEDGEIAIADGVITEDFLKMKKEIVGASGKKVDILQSEKLGVIVEVVR; this is encoded by the coding sequence TTGACAAATAAAGAAATTCCTAAAGATTATGACCATAAGAGCGAAGAAAAATGGCAGAAAAAATGGGAAGGAGATGAGATTTACAAATTCATAGGTGATGGCACAAGACCAAGATACATTATAGACACCCCGCCGCCTTATCCAACTGGACTTCTTCATATGGGCCACATCTTAAATTGGGCTTATATGGATTTCAATGCAAGATACAGAAGAGAAAAAGGCATGGATGTTTTATTCCCGCAAGGTTGGGACTGTCATGGTCTTCCAACTGAGGTTAAAGTGGAAGAGACACATAATATCAAGAAAAATGATGTTACAAGGGCAGAATTTAGGGACATGTGTACTGAATTGACCTCACATAACATTGAGCTTATGAGAGGACAGATGCGCTCAGTAGGTTTCTCACAAGACTGGAGCAGGGAATACATTACCATGACTCCAGAGTACAGAAAAAGAACCCAATTGTCCTTTTTAAAGATGTATGATCAGGGATTGATCTATCAGGGAATTCACCCTGTAAACTGGTGTCCTAGATGTGAGACAGCTATCGCTTTTGCTGAGGTGGAATACAGCGAAAACACCACCTTCCTAAACTATGTCAATTTCCCGCCAGCAGACGTTCCAGAGGAAGTATTGGCTAATGTTGAAGGCAATTCATATGTAAGATATGCAGATTGTCCAGACAATGCTGATGCAAGCGTACCAGGTGTATTGATTGCAACCACCCGTCCTGAGCTTATGTCTGCTTGTGTGGCTGTAGTGGTTCACCCTGATGATGAAAGGTACAACCAATTGCTCGGAAAATATGTGGAAGTTCCTTTATCTGGCCAAAAAGTTAAAATCATTGCAGATGAAGAGGTAGATATGGAATACGGTACCGGTGCGGTAATGATCTGTACATTTGGGGATAAGACTGACGTCGCTTGGGTAAATAAATATGATTTGGATGTCATTGAAGCAATCTCTGAACAAGGTATCTTAACTGCTGCTGCAGGCAGATACGAAGGAATGGAACTTCAGGATGCAAAGAAACAGACCATCGAAGACTTAAAATCTGAAGGATACCTTACAAAGCAAGAGGAAGTGGACCAGAATGTAGGCCAATGCTGGAGATGCAAGACCCCTATTGAGATTCTTGTCAAAAAGCAATGGTTTGTTGGCGTAACCAAATTGATTGAAGAAAGCAAAAAGGCTTCAAATGAAATGCGTTGGGTTCCAGAACATATGGAAAGCCGTTTATTAAACTGGGCAGATGCTATGGAATGGGATTGGTGTATTTCAAGGCAAAGGTTATTTGCAACCCCTATTCCTGTCTGGTATTGTAAGGACTGTGGAAAGGTTATACTTCCAAAAGAGGAGCAATTGCCAATTGATCCTACAATAGACAAGCCACTTGAACCTTGCCAGTGCGGATGCAACGAATTCATCCCTGAGGAAGACGTATTGGATACATGGATGGACAGTTCCATATCTCCATTATCTGTTGCTGACTGGCCAAATCCTGGCTGGGAAGAGATTTTCCCATCAAGCATTCGTCCGCAAGGACACGATATCATCAGAACTTGGGCATTCTACACAACCCTTAGATGCTTGGCCCTCACTGGCCAGAAGCCATTTGATGACATTGTAATCAATGGTATGGTATTCGGTGAAGACGGATATAAGATGAGCAAATCCCGTGGAAATGTAACAGGTCCTGAAGAGGTAATTGCTGAATATGGTGCAGATCCTTTAAGATTATGGGCTGCAAACAGTGTTCCAGGCTCTGACGTTGCATTTGACTGGAAAAACATCAAGCATGGATACAAGTTCATCAGAAAATTCTGGAATGCATTCAGATTCATCAGCATGCACATCTTTGATGAAGAGTCTGAAAAGGCCTTAAGCGGAGACATCGAATCAATCAAAGCAAAGCTAAACCCAATGGACACATGGATTTTTGCAAAATTGAACAAGGTAAATAAGATAGTTGATACAGCATTCTATGACTATAACTATGCTACTGCAATAAATACAATCGAACAGTTCATTTGGCATGATTTCTGTGATGAATACATTGAAGCTGTAAAGTACAGATTATACAATGATGACATTAGTGAAGAGTCAAGGATTGCAGCAAAATACACTCTCAGAACTGTAATTGAAGATTCATTAAAACTTCTTGCTCCAATTGCTCCATTCTTTGCAGAAGAGGTTTATCAATACTTTGATGAGGATAAAAGCATTCACAGCACTCTCTGGCCAGAGATTGACCCTAACTTAGACTCCACTCAAGTGGAAGAAGACGGTGATTTGGCTATTGAACTAATTGGAGAGGTTAGAAGATTCAAGTCTGCTTCCAAAATCCCATTGAATGCAGATGTTGAAAGCACTACTGTCTACATCAATGAGAAAACAGAGAACCTTAAGGATGTATTTGAATACTTTGCAGACGACATTAAAGGCACTTTAAAGATTCAAGACTTTAAGGTCACCTCAGGTAAGCCTGAAGTTCATGAAAAGGTTATTGAAATTGAGCCAGACATGAGTAAGATAGGCCCTACCTTTAAGAAGAATGCAGGTCAGGTCATTGGATTCATTAAATCAACCGATCCGAATGAGATAGCTAAACAGCTAGAGGAAGATGGCGAGATAGCTATTGCAGACGGCGTCATCACTGAAGATTTCTTAAAGATGAAAAAGGAAATTGTAGGTGCAAGCGGTAAGAAGGTTGACATTTTGCAATCTGAAAAACTTGGCGTAATTGTAGAAGTAGTTAGATAA